From Gracilimonas sp.:
ACCCTGAATTCACCTGCTTTTTCGATGTTCAATATAGACTGAAAGACGATTTAGCAGGGGTGATTAGTTCTGTTTTTTATGAGGGCCGGCTGAAGTCGGATACAACTGAAGAAGAGATGAAATCCTTGCCGGATACAACCGGTTCGGTGGCGTTGGTAGATACCGCAAAGTACAATCCGTATCTGGAACAGGAAACCGGAGAACGAGGCTTCAAGCCAATCAATGAAGTTCACCATAAACTGATTGAAGAAAGCCTGAAGCGCCTTACCCGAAATTATGCCCCGGAGAACATCGGGGTTATAGTTCCATTCAGAAACAGCGTATATAAAGTTCGGAATCACCTTTGGGAATCCGGATTTAAAGACATTGAAGTGGGCACTATTCACACCTTTCAGGGGAGGGAAAAGTCAGTCATAATATTTGATACGGTGATGAGCGGTGAATGGCAGAATGGGAGCATGCGGCATTATTCCGTGCGGCCGTTTGACGAAGCCAAAAACGGGCTCAGTGTGCCCCGTTTGCTGAACGTAGCTTTTTCCCGCAGCAAAGAGTTATTGGTCATCATAGCGGATATGCAGCATGTGGAACGAGTATATGGAAAGAAATTTCTGGGACGCTTGTTGCATTCAGTGAAGCAAATCTCTATTTAGGTGACACAGATCACCGTTGAATCGCAGATATTCGAAAAAATTCAGCATTGATTTAAAAAAAGGTTGAATTGTAGTTCCTAACACTCTTATATTTGGTGCTCTCTGAGAAGAGAAAAATTTATTGATATAAGCGGGAATAGCTCAGTGGTAGAGCATCTCGTTGCCAACGAGAAGGTCGCGAGTTCGAATCTCGTTTCCCGCTCAAAAAGGCAGTTAAGGAAACTTAGCTGCCTTTTTTGTTTTATAGAGAGAACATGCACCAGACTTATATCATATATAGTGAAAACAGGGACCGGTACTACGTCGGGTCGACTTCAGTTGGGGTCGCCCAAAGAGTAGAGCGCCACAATGTCGGCTGGTCACGATCCACTAAATCGGGGATTCCGTGGGTGATTAAATATGTGGAGACTTTTGCGAGTAAATCAGAAGCCTTAGCAAAGGAACGGCATATCAAGAAACAGAAAAGTCGAAGTTATATTGAAGCGTTGATCGATTCAGATTCAAACGAGTGGAATGAAGAATAAGAAATAATTTAGGCCAACGAGAAGGTCGTCCCGAGCATTCGGGAAATCTCGTTTCCCGCTCAAAAGGCAGTTAAGGAAACTTAGCTGCCTTTTTTGTTTTATAGAGAGAACATGCACCAGACTTATATCATATATAGTGAAAACAGGGACCGGTACTACGTCGGGTNNNNNNNNNNNNNNNNNNNNNNNNNNNNNNNNNNNNNNNNNNNNNNNNNNNNNNNNNNNNNNNNNNNNNNNNNNNNNNNNNNNNNNNNNNNNNNNCGGGTCGACTTCAGTTGGGGTCGCCCAAAGAGTAGAGCGCCACAATGCCGGCTGGTCACGATCCACTAAATCGGGGATTCCGTGGGTGATTAAATATGTGGAATGTAATCCATTTTTAAGCTGTTCAGATTATTGACTTACAATCAAAACTAATTCAATTATTATGCCAACAAAAAGAGCAGAAGCAGTTTGGAATGGAAATTTGAAATCCGGAAACGGTACAATGAAAGTAGGGAGTGGCTCCTATGAAGGTGCATACAGTTTCGCTACCCGTTTTGAAGATAAATCAGGTTCTAACCCGGAAGAATTAATTGGGGCCGCTCATGCAGGATGCTTTTCGATGGCATTGTCAAATGAGCTGGATAAAGCTGGTTTCACACCAAATTCTGTACAGACAAATGCAGAAGTAACGATTGATCCTGGTGCCGGCGCTATTACCACTATCAAATTGACATCAAAGGGTAATGTGCCCAATATAGATAACGATAAATTTCAGGAAATTGCTGAGGCAGCGAAGAAAGGCTGCCCCGTATCTAAAGCACTCAGTGGTGTAACTATCGAACTGGATGCCACGCTTGAAAACTAACAGGTAGACAGAAAGAAGTATCTTTACAAAACCCGCTTTTAGGCGGGTTTTTTTATATGACAATTTTTTTCATTTACTTCAGCTTCTGCATGGGCCGATAAACACATAAGGCAATAGTTTTTACTATTATCAGTAACTTTTTTTCTAATGATTATGCTTTCAAAAGTTTATCTATTATTCACTTTTTCCTTCATAATTGCAGCGCTTCAACCTGTTTACGCTCTTCAAGATGCGAATATTAGCAGTGAAAGTGACAGCACTCGTGTGCTCCGGTGGCTTACTGAGGCAGAGTCAGATCTTGAGCAAGGTAATTTATCGGAAGCTCGCAGAAAGACCCGGCGAGCGGATAGCCTGTCTGATGAATTACAGTTCCAAAAAGGGAAAGCACTATCCAGCCTCCGTTACGCTGATATCCTGATTAATGAACAACGACAAGATTCGGCTATCGTTGTTTTAAATGAGGCCATCAAAAAATATCCCGACAGCAATTTAAGAGTGAATTTCAACAACCTGCTTGCGGTTGCCTATTCGTACAAGGGGGAAGATGCGAAAGCCATCGAAACTTATGAAGAAGGCCTTAAGTATGTATCTCGGTTAGATAGTGCAAAAATTGACCGAACCAATGCGGGTATTCGCCAAAATATGGCAAATGCTTATCTCGATTTGGGGCAAACTACCCGGGCGTTTGAGTACTACCTTGATGCAGTTCGCTTTGCTGAAATGACCCGTGACACAACTTTCTGGGCCACAACACTCAATAACATCGGTAATGCCTATAATTCTGAAGAGAATTATGAGCGAGCAGCGTTCTATCTTGAAAAAGCGATGACTCTTTCTGAGCAGAAAAACCTTATACCTGAGCTGTACCGAACTACTCTGAATCTTGCAAATACCCGTAACGGACAGGAAAGGCTTAAGGAAGCTTTAGACTTATATAACGAGGCTCTGGAACTGAATAATCAAATCCGCCCGGATTCTCCTCCTGTAATTGTGCTGTATAATCTTGGTAGACTGAATGGGAAGTTGGGCAATTATGAGCAGGCAGAAGCTCAGTTTCGTGAATCACTTGCTTATTCTCAGCAGCTCGGCATCATACAGGGCGAATACTATAATAATTTCGGCCTTGGTAACTTATACAGAGAAATGGAGCGCTACGAAGAGGCCATTCAATACTTTGAAAATGCAAAAGATATAGCAGAAAGGCTGGGCGCCACACCATTTATGCAGGATATTCGGGAAAAACTCTATGAAACCAATCGGGAAGCAAACCGTTTCGAGGAGGCCCTTCTGTATTTGGAGTTGTACAAAGAATTGTCGGATAGCCTTACGAGTATCGAGAAAGAACAAGCACTCGCAGAACTTGAGAATCAACTTGAGCTGGATCGGCAAAATGAGGTAAACCGGTTATTGCAGGATAAACAGGCTCAGCAGGAGAGGCAATTACAGGTGCAATACATATTTATTGTTGTGGGTTCGCTGGTGATAGCTTTGATTGTGGTGCTGCTATTTATGATGCGTAAAAGTGCCCGCGAACGGGAAGAAATAAACACAGTGCTGGAAGCGCAAAAAGAGGAGCTTATAGAGGCTAGCAAGGCAAAAGACAAGTTATTTGCCATTATAGCTCATGACCTGCGCACACCTATGAGTTCCATGCAGGGCATTCTCCACCTTCTTAAAGGCAATGTGATTTCAAATGAGGAACTTACTCAGCTGATTCCCGAGCTTGAGATGTCCATTCAAAAGAATGTGCATGTAATGGAAGACCTGCTTGCATGGGCCAAAGATCAGCTATCAGGGGTGAAAATGGAAATCAGTGCTATCAACATCCATAATGTTGTGGATGAGATTGTGTCGAGCCATACTTTTATAGCGAACAAAAAGGGGGTGGAGGTACATCACCATATTTCGGAAGACGAGCATGTATTGGCTGATCAGAATGCCCTGCAATTGGTCGTTCGCAATGTAGTCTCCAATAGTATAAAATTTACAGGCAAAGGTGATGAAATAGAGATTAAGGCTGAGCCTGATTCCCAGAATGTGAAGATTATTATCAGAGATACCGGCATCGGAATAACCAAGGAGGCAGCTGGTAAAGTATTTTCAAAAGAATCATGGACAAGAGAAGGTACCAATAAAGAAAAGGGCACCGGTTTTGGGTTGAGCCTTTCTAAGGAATTTGTAGAGCGTATGAACGGGAAAATCTGGTTTGAAAGCACAGAAGGCGAAGGGTCTACCTTTTACATTGAATTGCCTAAAGCTTCATCAAACTAAAGAGAAAAGTTCACACCATAAACTGATGTGAACAATCTGTAGATAACTTCTGTGAGTTCTAATTCCCGAAACCCCGAATCATTTCTTATCTTTAACACTTACTTAATCACTTATTATCTGGAGCTTTGAATATGAGCGACAAGCCTCGCGAATATTGCGGAATCTACGGTATCTATAATCATCCCGATGCAGCCCTTCATACCTACTATGGTTTGCACGCTTTACAGCACCGGGGACAGGAATCGGCCGGAATAGTTACTTCTTATTTTGATGACGACAAAGGCCGGTACTCTATGCCCGCTTATAAAGACTTTGGCTTGGTACTGAATGTGTTCAGCAAATCCAAGGTATTTAAGAAAATATTGAGAGGTAAAAATGCCATTGGCCATAACCGCTACTCTACCTCAGGCTCTTCCAAAAATCCCGCGAATATCCAGCCATTTCGGGTGCATTACCGGAATGGAAACCTGGCCATCGGTCACAATGGGAATCTTTCCAATGCCAAACAAATCCGAGAGCGGTTCCGCAAAGAAGGCGTCCTTTTTCAAAGTACCTCTGATACCGAATTAATTCTGCACCTTATTTCGCATAGTGATAAGGAAGACCAGATGGATCAGATTATGGACGCACTCGAACAAATTGAGGGAGCCTACTGTCTGGTTATTCTTACTGATGACAAACTGATCGCCGTCAGAGACCCCAACGGATTCCGGCCTCTTGCCTTGGGTAAAGTGGATGGTGCATACTGCGTGTCCAGCGAAACCTGCGCTTTTGATATTAACAATGCCGAATACATTCGGGATGTGCAGCCCGGCGAAGTGATTGTGATTGACAAGGATGCCGACGAAAACAACGAACCGAAGTCCTATTTTATATCTCCTCAAGAGGGAACGGGTACCAGTCAGTGCATTTTTGAGTACGTG
This genomic window contains:
- a CDS encoding GIY-YIG nuclease family protein — translated: MHQTYIIYSENRDRYYVGSTSVGVAQRVERHNVGWSRSTKSGIPWVIKYVETFASKSEALAKERHIKKQKSRSYIEALIDSDSNEWNEE
- a CDS encoding OsmC family protein, with protein sequence MPTKRAEAVWNGNLKSGNGTMKVGSGSYEGAYSFATRFEDKSGSNPEELIGAAHAGCFSMALSNELDKAGFTPNSVQTNAEVTIDPGAGAITTIKLTSKGNVPNIDNDKFQEIAEAAKKGCPVSKALSGVTIELDATLEN
- a CDS encoding tetratricopeptide repeat protein; its protein translation is MLSKVYLLFTFSFIIAALQPVYALQDANISSESDSTRVLRWLTEAESDLEQGNLSEARRKTRRADSLSDELQFQKGKALSSLRYADILINEQRQDSAIVVLNEAIKKYPDSNLRVNFNNLLAVAYSYKGEDAKAIETYEEGLKYVSRLDSAKIDRTNAGIRQNMANAYLDLGQTTRAFEYYLDAVRFAEMTRDTTFWATTLNNIGNAYNSEENYERAAFYLEKAMTLSEQKNLIPELYRTTLNLANTRNGQERLKEALDLYNEALELNNQIRPDSPPVIVLYNLGRLNGKLGNYEQAEAQFRESLAYSQQLGIIQGEYYNNFGLGNLYREMERYEEAIQYFENAKDIAERLGATPFMQDIREKLYETNREANRFEEALLYLELYKELSDSLTSIEKEQALAELENQLELDRQNEVNRLLQDKQAQQERQLQVQYIFIVVGSLVIALIVVLLFMMRKSAREREEINTVLEAQKEELIEASKAKDKLFAIIAHDLRTPMSSMQGILHLLKGNVISNEELTQLIPELEMSIQKNVHVMEDLLAWAKDQLSGVKMEISAINIHNVVDEIVSSHTFIANKKGVEVHHHISEDEHVLADQNALQLVVRNVVSNSIKFTGKGDEIEIKAEPDSQNVKIIIRDTGIGITKEAAGKVFSKESWTREGTNKEKGTGFGLSLSKEFVERMNGKIWFESTEGEGSTFYIELPKASSN
- the purF gene encoding amidophosphoribosyltransferase — its product is MSDKPREYCGIYGIYNHPDAALHTYYGLHALQHRGQESAGIVTSYFDDDKGRYSMPAYKDFGLVLNVFSKSKVFKKILRGKNAIGHNRYSTSGSSKNPANIQPFRVHYRNGNLAIGHNGNLSNAKQIRERFRKEGVLFQSTSDTELILHLISHSDKEDQMDQIMDALEQIEGAYCLVILTDDKLIAVRDPNGFRPLALGKVDGAYCVSSETCAFDINNAEYIRDVQPGEVIVIDKDADENNEPKSYFISPQEGTGTSQCIFEYVYFSRPDSKIFGEMVDKIRRNLGKQLAKEHPLTDIVKNNTTGKKPVIISVPDSSNTAALGYASESNKLGNDCKYDIGLIRNHYVGRTFISPGQKSREQKVRTKFNPVRGVIEGRVVIIVDDSIVRGTTSRYLVDMIRECNPAEIHFLVSSPPIISPCYYGMDFPTPNELIANKFDRNIEKMAKEIGVDSLRYLSADGLVDAVKEANPSGHDYCTACFTGNYPVPVNFGVEKEENELV